TAACGAGATGGAATGAGTATGGCCGGCACGCACCGGCAGGAGATAGAAACATGATGCACAGCACTTTTGGAGGATTCTTCGACCACACCACGGATCTCACGGAACGGGAAAAATTGGCGTTGCGTTTGAGACAACGAGTTCATGAAAAATTAGGCCACAACGAAATGCTATCCACGAAGAGACCGATTGCGGCACGAGAGATCTTGATGCTGGCTGCGCTGCTGCTCCTCTTTTCTGGCATGTGCTTCGGACAATCTACTTTCGGCACCATACGTGGCACGGTGCAGGATACAAGCAATTCCATGATCCCGGAAGCCACCGTTACGTTGCATTCCGTTGCTGAGAATACAGAGCGGGTCACGACAACAGACGGCAGCGGCGAATTCAACTTTGAGAATGTCAAGCCTGGATCTTATCGTGTGACCGTACATCATAATGGGTTCAATGATTCGGCTCTACTCGCGATATCGCTTGCCGCTCGGCAGGAGCTGCGCATTCCTTTCAAGATGGCGATTGCATCGCAGGACACCGTTGTTGACGTCCAAGCCGACGCGGGCGGTGTCAATACCGAAAACGCGATCATCTCGGACGAGAAGGACAACATCCAGATCACGCAGCTTCCGCTAAATAACCGCGCCACCACAACGAGCCCACTAGGCGCTCTCGCGCTGTCTTCCAATGTGCAGCAGGATAGCCAAGGCAACATGACTGTCGGCGGTGCGAGTTCTTCGATGGTTAACTTTTCGGTCGATGGTATCTCGACCGCGAACGTCCGTCAGAACGGCCCGCTCCAGGATGCTTATCCTTCTCAGGAAGGTATCTCCGCGGTCAAAGTGACGGCCTTCAATAACAGTGCTGAGTTCTCTCAGGTGGGTGACGTCACGTTCGTGACAAAGAGCGGCTCAAATGCCGTGCACGGAAGCCTTTTTGAATATCTGCAGAACGATTCCCTGGATGCTTCGCCCTACGGCTTCAACGGCAAAGCGCCAAAGAAGTTCAACACCTTTGGCGGATCGCTTGGTGGGCCACTTCAGATCCCGCACCTCTATAACGGTCATAACCGTACGTTCTTCTTCTTTACCTATGAAGGCAATCGTCGTCACACAGCAACCGCACAACAATTTCTCGTTCCCACCGCTGCAGAACGCAATGGCGATCTCTCTGATATGCAGACTTGCGACAGTAACAACAGCTGCGTTGCCGGTCCAGTCATCGCTCCTGGTTCCATCAGTCCGACGGCAATCGCACTGTTGAAGTACTACCCTTTGCCGAACGTCGCGGGACAGTCCAACTTCAACTACGAAAACTTTCAGAGCACGCCGGCGTCAACAGACGGCGCAGACATCCGTATGGATCAAACGATCAATCCAAGACAGTCGGTCTATGCACGTTTCAGCCGAAAGAACATTACTTCCAACTTTGCCAACGCACTCCTGCCGAACGACGTCGATAGCGTCCACAACCGAAGCTTCCTGCTGTCCCACACCTACACCATTACGCCGCGGCTTCTGAACGAGTTTCGCTTCGGTTTCACAAATGTCATTACCAATGTGAACTTCGCGATTCGAGGGGCCGACGCTCTCCAGCAACTCGGTTTACAGGGAGTCGATATCAGCCAGCATCCTGAGAGCCATGCCTTCCCTACGTTCAACTTTAGCAACGGGACGGGCTTTACACCCATCGGACGAGATAAAACCGGTGCGACGCAGTCGAAGACACTCCAGTTCACCGACAACGTTACCTACACCTTCGGAAAACATACCCTCAAAGGTGGGCTCGATGCCCGCCGCGTTCGCTACTTTGACATTGAAACATTCGTGGCATCGGATGACTTCGGTCAGTTCACCTTTCAACCCACGTTCACAGGAAACTCCTTCGGAGACTTACTGATCGGGGCACCGACAACCTTGTTCTTTGCCGTCTCAAGCCCGGATGTGGCTGGTACGGCTTGGCAGTACAGCCTGTTTGCTCAGGACGAATTTCAGGTCAACTCCCGGCTGACCTTAAGTTACGGTCTCCGCTGGACGGTGCTTCCGGCATTCAAAGGGGACGGTGGCAACTTCGCAAACTTCGATCAAAATACGAACTCCATCGTTGTGCCCGATCAGCTGTCCTCGTATTTGACGCAGAACAATCTGGTGAGCTCGAACCTGGCTTTCCAGCAATCATTCAACGCCTGCAATCTGAACCATACTGGCCTTCCCTGCACGAAGTACTTGACCGCAAGCCAGGACAGACTGCCTCAGAGTCTGCGCTCTACCTACTATGGCAATGTGCAACCCCGCTTTTCCTTGGCTTACCGCCCCTTTAACGACACAAAAACTGCGGTGCGTGCGGGCTTCGGAATTTTCACGATGACGAATCTCGGTCCGCTCTCGTTCAACAACAGCGGTAATCCTACTTCCAACCTGCACACTTATTCTAATTCTTCCGTGACGGACGCAAGTGGCACACATCCTCTCATCCAGTTTCCCAACACCGCGCCTGTCAGCACTGGCATCCAGTATGGTGGCGGAGGTCTGGATCAGGGGGTTGATCCAAACTATCGTGATCCGCAGGCGAATCAGTGGAACCTGACTGTCGAAAGACAGCTTTCAAAGACCGATACACTCCGCATGAGCTACGCCGGGATGCATACCTACCGTCTCAGCATCACGGAAGATCTGAACCAGATACCAGCGAGCACAACTCCTTTTCAAACAACGGCCGCGAGTCCCTATGTAGATCCTCGTTCTCCATATCCCAACTGGTTCGAAATTTTCAGCACCTTCAATGCGGGTAAGCAGAATTATCATGCCCTTGAAGCAGAGATAACGCACGCCATGTCGCGCGGCCTCTAT
This genomic stretch from Terriglobus saanensis SP1PR4 harbors:
- a CDS encoding carboxypeptidase regulatory-like domain-containing protein is translated as MMHSTFGGFFDHTTDLTEREKLALRLRQRVHEKLGHNEMLSTKRPIAAREILMLAALLLLFSGMCFGQSTFGTIRGTVQDTSNSMIPEATVTLHSVAENTERVTTTDGSGEFNFENVKPGSYRVTVHHNGFNDSALLAISLAARQELRIPFKMAIASQDTVVDVQADAGGVNTENAIISDEKDNIQITQLPLNNRATTTSPLGALALSSNVQQDSQGNMTVGGASSSMVNFSVDGISTANVRQNGPLQDAYPSQEGISAVKVTAFNNSAEFSQVGDVTFVTKSGSNAVHGSLFEYLQNDSLDASPYGFNGKAPKKFNTFGGSLGGPLQIPHLYNGHNRTFFFFTYEGNRRHTATAQQFLVPTAAERNGDLSDMQTCDSNNSCVAGPVIAPGSISPTAIALLKYYPLPNVAGQSNFNYENFQSTPASTDGADIRMDQTINPRQSVYARFSRKNITSNFANALLPNDVDSVHNRSFLLSHTYTITPRLLNEFRFGFTNVITNVNFAIRGADALQQLGLQGVDISQHPESHAFPTFNFSNGTGFTPIGRDKTGATQSKTLQFTDNVTYTFGKHTLKGGLDARRVRYFDIETFVASDDFGQFTFQPTFTGNSFGDLLIGAPTTLFFAVSSPDVAGTAWQYSLFAQDEFQVNSRLTLSYGLRWTVLPAFKGDGGNFANFDQNTNSIVVPDQLSSYLTQNNLVSSNLAFQQSFNACNLNHTGLPCTKYLTASQDRLPQSLRSTYYGNVQPRFSLAYRPFNDTKTAVRAGFGIFTMTNLGPLSFNNSGNPTSNLHTYSNSSVTDASGTHPLIQFPNTAPVSTGIQYGGGGLDQGVDPNYRDPQANQWNLTVERQLSKTDTLRMSYAGMHTYRLSITEDLNQIPASTTPFQTTAASPYVDPRSPYPNWFEIFSTFNAGKQNYHALEAEITHAMSRGLYFNASYTLAKNLANNQGDTPTGFAGEVNYGLPITDRFNPGRNYGNVEGTRRHRALFTGAYQLPFGPGRSHITNGWMSQVIGGWEVNTVTLLETGPWLTPSISSSSDQSNTNVTNRGATLRPDVVSKNFYQGQSRSHFFDASAFSATPVGAGRFGNAGVGILQGPGTAAVSLGMAKVFDLHERAKLRFESSFTNVLNHTNFAPPATQIDNPATFGVLSAPQTAENAGNRTGQVALRIDF